ATCAGGTCAATGGAACAGCGTATGTGTTTTAAAGGACAATTCTGTTATTGCAGTTACCAGCACGCGGGCATTTTCCGCATCCAACAGAACAGAAGCCTGGATGATCAGGGGGCACATCATAGATGGTAATACCATTTTTGTAGGCCGGAAAACAAACAGCCAGGTAAATGCGGGCATCACGTATGATAATCAGCACCTGCGCTTCCTGGCAAAGGTAAAAGACCAGCATGTGATTGATAATAGTGATGGGGTTACTTTTTTCATAGATGCACAGAATAAAAGTTATGAAAAGCCACATACAGGTATATTCTCCGTATCCGTATCAGCAGCAGGTAACGTGGTTGTAAAAGAAGGAAAGAATGGTGACTGGATTACATTTCCGGATACTAAAGGCGTACAGGCGACTTCGGGGAATGAGCCTAGTGGTTATGCCCTGGAAGTATCCATACCATGGTCTGTGTTAGGAGGGAAACCGGGGGCTGGTGCAAGGATGGGTATAAACATTCAATTGAGTGAAACGGAAGCAGCCGGCCAGGCACCTGTAAAAGAAGATGCAACAGGTTGTAACGCCAACGAGCCATTTAGCTGGCTATCCGAAAAATTAAAATAAATGATCAGTATGAAAAAAAATGACAACAGGTTTTTATTAGCAGTTATGATGGTGCTGATATCATTCGGTTTCTATCAATGTGCGAACCCAAACCAGAAAGCGGAAGAAAAAGAAACAACAAACGGCATTTGGCCAGTTGAAAAAGCAAATGAATGGTACAAGAAATGGGGCTGGCTTCGTGGATGTGATTTTATACCCAGCACCGCCATCAACCAGCTGGAAATGTGGCAGGCAGAAACGTTTGATACCGCCACTATTAGCAGGGAACTCGGGTATGCTGAAAGCATCGGTATGAATATCATGAGAGTTTACCTCCACCATGCGGCATGGGAAATAGATAAGGATGGCTTTAAGAAGCGGGTATCCACCTATCTTGATATTGCAGAACGGCATGGAATAAACACCTTGTTTGTTTTCTTCGATGATTGCTGGAACCCTACGTATCATACGGGTACACAGCCTGTACCAAAACCCGGTGTTCATAATTCGGGCTGGGTGCAGGACCCGGGAAATCTCTATAATGAGGATACTACACTTGTAAAAGTACTGGAGGCATATGTAACGGATGTGCTCACTACTTTTAAAGATGATAAACGTATTGTACTGTGGGACCTGTATAATGAACCAGGAAACTCTGACAGAGGCGATAGCAGTATGGTTTTACTGCAAAAGGTATTTACCTGGGCCCGCGCGGTTAACCCAAGCCAGCCACTGTCTGTGGGCGTATGGCGTAAAGATCTGAAAGCATTGAACGAGTTTCAGCTGAATAATTCAGACATCACCACCTATCACAACTATAATGGGCCTGAGGAGCATCAAACGGTGATCGATTCTTTAAGAAAAAGGACCGGAAGGCCTTTGATCTGCACGGAATATATGGCCAGGAGGAATAACAGCCTGTTCAGTAATATTATGCCGATATTAAAGAAAGAAAACGTTGGAGCCATTAACTGGGGGCTTGTTGAAGGCAAAACCAATACCATTTATGCCTGGGATACGCCCATACCGGATGGCAGCCAGCCTGCATTGTGGTTCCATGATATCTTCAGAAAAGATGGAAGCCCTTATAAACAATCAGAGGTGGATTCTATAAAGATGTTAACAGGAAAGTAATGCAAAGGGCGGGGCTGACCAAAACGTACTGGTCAGCCCTATTTCTGCTGGAGACCCGCATGCAATTCTCAAGGCCCTCTTTTACTTTTTGATCAGTCCCGGCTTTAATATTTATGCTCCTTTTTTCACCAGGTATCTCTCCAGTTCTGCAGGGGTATTACATCCCACCTGCGCCATCACTTGTGTCAGCTGTTTTTTCAGAATAGCGATCGTGTGGTCCCCGCCATTTTTCCCCATAGCCGCAACCCCATACATAAATGTCCTTCCCATAAAGGTGAACTGTGCCCCGGAAGCAATGGTACGGGCAATATCCGGCCCGGTCCTGATCCCGCTGTCCATCATAATCGTGATCTTGTCCTTATACTTTGGCACAATCCGTTGCAGGGAGTGGATCGCTGATTCTCCGGCATCCAGCTGCCTGCCACCATGATTGGAAACAATAATACCATCCAGGCCCAGCCGGATGGCTGCTTCGGTATCCTGTTCTCCGGCAATACCTTTGATCACCAGTTTACCTTTCCACATATCCCTGATAGGCTTTATCTTTTCTTCATCCAGTTTGCCATTGAAAGTGGCGTCCATAAACGCACCCAGCTTCTGCATATTGAGGCCTTTTGGCATATAGGGCTTCAGGATTTGGAAAGAGGGTTGCCCCTGTATCAGCGTATTAACAGCCCAATGCGGCCTGCCCATAATTTGCAGGATATTCCGGAGTGTCATGCGCGGGGGCATGGCCAGTCCGTTCCTGATATCCCGGGGGCGGTAGCCGAAAGTGGGTACATCACTGAGGATCACCAGTACAGGGCAGTGCGCTGCTTCAGCCCGCTGAATGATCTTGTCGCGCAGGGAGTTCTCGGCAGGATGGTAGAGCTGGTACCAGGCACGGCCTTCGGTAATTTCACTGATCCGCTCAATGGTGCTGGTGCTCACGGTACTTAAGATGAACGGAATATTATTTTCAAATGCAGATCTGGCAAGGATTTCCGGAGAGCCGGGCCATATCAGCCCCTGTAACCCAACAGGAGAGATGCCGAAAGGTGCATCGTACGTATGACCGAAAAGCTCCGTTTTCAGATGAACGGGTTGTTGTTTGGTCAGATAGTTAGGGATCAGTTCCACTTCGCGGATCTCCGAAGTGTTTTTATAAAGATTAACATCTTCATTACAGCCGCCATCGAGGTATTCAAAGGCGAATTTCGGGATACGGCTTTTAGCCTTTTTGATCAGGTCGTCCATGCCGGGATAACGTGGATCGTATGATTGTGTTTTCATGTTATAAAGATAACCTCCGGGAAGAATGTGGAATGTAAGCGTATTAGCCTTAATTTGCACTATCTTCACATATATTATTGCTTTTTAGGATTTTTTAATATCATTATAGTATCAATTGAATATCCATCTTTTAAAGATCCCTTTAACACAGGAACATTCTTTCAGCGTCCGGTACGATGTGGTGCCGCATTTTTACGATAAGTGGCATTATCACCCGGAGATAGAACTGGTGTACATCATAAAGGGATCAGGGCAGTTATTCATCGGCGATAATGTAGGGCAGTTTGAATTCGGGGATATGCTGCTGCTGGGTAGCGACCTGCCACATTTATGGCGCAGTGATGAAAAGTTCCTGAAAAAGGGCTCTTCCCTAAAAGTAGAAGCGATTGTTATCCATTTTTTACCCGGTTGTTTTGGCGAACACTTCTTCGCATTACCGGAAAACCAGTCCATTGCCCGGTTGCTGGAAAAGGCGCAGCAGGGAATCAGGATCAAAGCTGCGGCAAAAGCCCGGGTGAGTGATATGATGAAGAAATTGCTGCAGGCCAGACATGCGGAACGCATTATAGGGTTGATGCAGATCTTGCATACGATCGCTTTCTCTAAAGACACCAAACCGGTATGCAGCAAGGGCTTGTTGTTTGAATACAGCCCGATGGAAACAGAAAGACTGAATAATATCTACCAATACATCCTCAATAACTTTTCCAGACAGATCACCCTGCAGGAGATAGCGGAAGTGGCACACCTGAGTGAACAATCGTTCTGCAGGTATTTCAAATCAAGGGTGAAGAAAACGTTTTCTGAGTTCCTGATAGAGATCAGGATAGGGAAGGCCTGCAAACTGCTGGCAGAAACAAACAAGAGTGTGGCAGAGATCTGTTACGATTGCGGGTATAATAGTTTTTCCAATTTCAACAGGCATTTTAAATCTATTACAGGCAAAACGCCCCTGGTGCATAGGAAGCAATATATGGACAGGCAGGTGCCAGTTTTAGGGTAAAACTTTACCAGGGCCTTAGGTCCATTCACCGATTCGTTTTGAATGCAAAACGAATCGGTTTTTTTTTGATTATAAGTGCCAACCTGGCTTATTGGTTGTATTCTCCTATAGCATTCCTATATCGTTGTTCCAGCATTCCTATATCGCTCCTATAGCATTCCTATATCCAACCGATATAGGAATGTAGGTAGAATGATATAGGAATGGGCTTTCAGCGATATAGGGATATAGGAATATAAAGCAAGGTTTACCGGTAAAAAGGAGGGGAATTATC
This DNA window, taken from Chitinophaga niabensis, encodes the following:
- a CDS encoding cellulase family glycosylhydrolase; this translates as MKKNDNRFLLAVMMVLISFGFYQCANPNQKAEEKETTNGIWPVEKANEWYKKWGWLRGCDFIPSTAINQLEMWQAETFDTATISRELGYAESIGMNIMRVYLHHAAWEIDKDGFKKRVSTYLDIAERHGINTLFVFFDDCWNPTYHTGTQPVPKPGVHNSGWVQDPGNLYNEDTTLVKVLEAYVTDVLTTFKDDKRIVLWDLYNEPGNSDRGDSSMVLLQKVFTWARAVNPSQPLSVGVWRKDLKALNEFQLNNSDITTYHNYNGPEEHQTVIDSLRKRTGRPLICTEYMARRNNSLFSNIMPILKKENVGAINWGLVEGKTNTIYAWDTPIPDGSQPALWFHDIFRKDGSPYKQSEVDSIKMLTGK
- a CDS encoding alpha-hydroxy acid oxidase translates to MKTQSYDPRYPGMDDLIKKAKSRIPKFAFEYLDGGCNEDVNLYKNTSEIREVELIPNYLTKQQPVHLKTELFGHTYDAPFGISPVGLQGLIWPGSPEILARSAFENNIPFILSTVSTSTIERISEITEGRAWYQLYHPAENSLRDKIIQRAEAAHCPVLVILSDVPTFGYRPRDIRNGLAMPPRMTLRNILQIMGRPHWAVNTLIQGQPSFQILKPYMPKGLNMQKLGAFMDATFNGKLDEEKIKPIRDMWKGKLVIKGIAGEQDTEAAIRLGLDGIIVSNHGGRQLDAGESAIHSLQRIVPKYKDKITIMMDSGIRTGPDIARTIASGAQFTFMGRTFMYGVAAMGKNGGDHTIAILKKQLTQVMAQVGCNTPAELERYLVKKGA
- a CDS encoding AraC family transcriptional regulator; protein product: MNIHLLKIPLTQEHSFSVRYDVVPHFYDKWHYHPEIELVYIIKGSGQLFIGDNVGQFEFGDMLLLGSDLPHLWRSDEKFLKKGSSLKVEAIVIHFLPGCFGEHFFALPENQSIARLLEKAQQGIRIKAAAKARVSDMMKKLLQARHAERIIGLMQILHTIAFSKDTKPVCSKGLLFEYSPMETERLNNIYQYILNNFSRQITLQEIAEVAHLSEQSFCRYFKSRVKKTFSEFLIEIRIGKACKLLAETNKSVAEICYDCGYNSFSNFNRHFKSITGKTPLVHRKQYMDRQVPVLG